The nucleotide sequence AACTGATCAAAATTGGACCTATAGCCGTTAGAGTTGAATCCGTTGTTATCTTCTTCGATGAAGGAGAGATGTCTTTGCTCATCTTCATCAGCATTATTGTGCCAGTAAAAGTTTGTTTGATCGTCGTCTGCTCCGGGTTGATCCAAAGAGTTAACGTAGCGTTCTAGTTCAGGATGGTGAGAGGGTTCTGAGGGGAGTCCGAAAGTTTCCGCTAAATCTTCGAACTGAGATAGGTCAGGATTAAAAGAGGTTTCAGCATCTTCAGCAAAAGGATTAGCAAATTGATGTCTAGAAAACTCCTTGCCGATCGTCGGCTCTCCCATATCGTCGTCATCAGGATTCCAGTGGACCGTAGGTTGGTTACCCCAGTCCATCTCCTCCAAATCTGGCATATCTGGATGTTGAGACCAATGGGAAAAATCGGGTTGCTCAAAAGACTCATCAGTATTTAAGTTGGCCTGACTAACGGTAAATCCTTCAGTTTCATCGATAGTAAAGTCCATTTCGTCAAAATCGGACTCGACGAGTTGAATCTGTTCTAAACCTCTTTCGGCATAATCGAGCAAATCTGGCTGTTGAGTAATTTTAAGAACCTTCTCATATTCTTGTTGAGCTATTTGATATTGCTGCATACTTAGGAAAATATGCCCTCGTAACAGTAAAGTATGAGGGTCATCAGGATACTCTTGAGCCAATTGGTCAATGAGCGAAACCGCTTCGTCTAAATCCCCTCGACAATAAGCTGCATTCGCTTTTCCATACTGTTTAACATAATCTATTCCTGAAGTCATTAGCCTCTCTCCCCAGTTTTTGGCTTTAATGGTATGTGGTTATTTAACAAATAAATAATAATAAGAAAGAAAAAATTCGCTTTCATGCTACCCACCGTGCTGAACGTAAAATTTCTACATGATCGAGGAGCCGCAATATTTGACGAGATTCTTCATTGATGATCCATTCACCTTGTACATAGGGGGCAATTTGATCAGAAACATTATTAGACAGTTGTAGGTGTTCTAGATCAAGCCACTCCATTTCCCCTAATCGATCCACAGCTAATCCTAAAATTGTTTCTTGAGCTTCAACCGCTATGACCGGGATTTCTGAGCGATCAGTGTTTAAAATGGCTTCTTCCCCTAAAAATTGGCCAAGATCAGCTACCCATATAATTTGTCCTCGTAAATTAATGGTTCCTAGTAGTAGGGGCGAAGCATTGGGAATGGCTGTAATTCGATCAGGTGCTTGCTGCATCACCTC is from Gloeothece verrucosa PCC 7822 and encodes:
- a CDS encoding chemotaxis protein CheW; translated protein: MVNNPDFFTGKGQDLAPDIQELQTPEGELHLRFYLPSQSEFALPATGIREVMQQAPDRITAIPNASPLLLGTINLRGQIIWVADLGQFLGEEAILNTDRSEIPVIAVEAQETILGLAVDRLGEMEWLDLEHLQLSNNVSDQIAPYVQGEWIINEESRQILRLLDHVEILRSARWVA